In Chryseobacterium oryzae, the genomic stretch ACCTGTCCTGCACCGATGTTATGAACAATTAAATATCGTTTTCCGTCTGCGGATTTTTTGTTGACAACTATTCCGATATGGGTTAGATTTCCAGGAAGTAGCCATGTAACAATATCTCCGGGAACGTATAATTCAGGTTTTGTTTCCGTTGATTTGGAAATTCCGAATCTGCTGAAAAATACCATAAGATTAGGAACTCTTCGATGATCTATATTGGTGTCTGGTCTTTTTAAACCAAATTTTTTAGGATATAAAGAAAAATTCTTCTTCATATCTTCATGCACTTCTTTCTGTAAATCGATGCCTAATTTCCTGTAAGCTCTTATAATTACATCTGTACAAACTCCTTTATCTGCAGCAACATCCCCATTAGGATAATTTATCGTGATGTATGAAGGATCATAGGTTACCTTATCTTTGGTTAAAGCTAAGGCGGAGGTTGACAGTTTCTGTGCAAAAGGGTTTTGTGCATTTGCAGTAAAGAGGACAAATAAAAAAATAAAGAACGAAAAATACTTTTTCATAGGCAGAAAACTTAGAACCAAAAAGTGGAAAATTAAAAAGAAGTTCTGAAAATAAAGTATAATAACTTTATTAATTAACTGAAAAATAAAACTTTATAATTGAGTTTTAATTTCAGCCATTAATTCTTTACCCCCATTTTCTAATACAATATTAGCAAATTTTTCACCGAAATTTTCGTCCTCATTATATTCAAAACTTTCATCGGTTGAGATGCAATTTTTACCGTCCAAAGAACATAGTGCGGCTTTAAATCTTACCTGATTTTCTATTATTTCTGCAAAAGCACCAATTGGAGCTGTACACCCGCCTTCTAATGTACTTAGGAAATTTCTTTCAATTTCAACACAAATTTGGGTTTTCTGGTGATTAATTTTTTTAAGGATATCGTTTATTTCTTTTTTGTCAGAATGTCCTGCAACAGCAACTACGCCTTGTGCAGGGGCAGGAATCATCAATGGAAGCATTTCGTAGTTAATTTCCATATTCATTCTTTTAATTCCTGCTAAGGATAAAAGTGTTGCATCGAAATCCTGCTCTTCAAGTTTTTGAAGTCTGGTTTGTATATTTCCACGGATATCCGAAAATTCTGCTTCAGGATAATATTTAAGCCAAAAAGCTCTTCTTCTTAAACTGCTTGTTGCCAGTTTAAGTTCATGAAACTCTTTATTTTCTGCAGATTTTCTTCTGATAAGCACGTCTTGTGGATGATCTCTTTCGAGATACGCAACGAGTTCAATGCTTTCCGGAAGTTTTGTAGGAACATCTTTTAAAGAATGAACTGCAATATCAATCTCATCATTCAGCAGAGCAATATCCAAATCTCGGGTAAAAACACCTGTAATTCCTAAAGAATAGAGCGGTTTATGGAGGTTTTTATCGCCAGAAGAAACGATTGGGATAATTTCTGTAAGATAATTGAGGTTTTGTAATTGTCTTGCAACTTCTCTAGCCTGCCACATTGCAAGCGCCGAATTTCTGGTTCCTATTCTAATGCTTTTCATTGAATTCTTTATTGGGTTGTTCAACTAAAATTTCGTGCATTAATTTACTAATTTCTTCGGCTTTTAAAGGGTTATCGATGATATATTTTGCAAAACGGCTCGTAATTTTTTGAATCATTTTATCTGAAAGCTCCATGTCGTTGATATTGACATATTTATTCTTTCTGTAGAAATTATGCATTTCGTTGCGTTCCATATTTTTAAGAACAGCTTTGAAATGATGAATGTTAGGAGCCAATTTTCTCTTTTTTTCCCATTCGATAAAATCCTTAGCCATTTCTTTGATGATTTTTTCGGCTTTCGGAATTTCTTTTTCTCTTTGCTGAATAGTTTCCTGAATTTGTTTGGAAAGCTCATCAACATCAATTAAGGTAACATGTTCCAGTTCAGAAACACTTTTATCCACATTGTTTGGGATAGAAAGGTCGATAACCAGAATTTCTTTTCCGCTCGAAAAATGAGATTGGTTGATAATGGGAGATTTTGCCCCTGTTGCAACAATTAAAATATCGGTATCATTCAGTTCACGATCAAAATTATTATAATCGATATTCGGAATATTGTATTTCTCTGAAATCTTGGCAGCTTTTTCCTGAGTTCGGTTAGCGATTTTAATTTTCGGCTGATAAACGTGTTTTACCAAGTTTTCTACCGTGTTTTGTCCGATTTCTCCTACACCGAGAAGTAAAATGTTTTTTTCGGTAATTTTCTTTTGATTGTTTAAAATATAATGTACCGCAGCATAAGAAACCGAAGCTGCTCCGTTGGAAATGCCGGTTTCATTTTTTATTTTCTTTGAAATCTGAATCGCAGAATTAATCGATCTTTCTAAAAATGGATTAGAATTTTTTCTTTCCCTTTTAAAACGGGCGTAAGCTTTTTTAATTTGCCCTATGATTTCGAAATCTCCGATAATCTGGCTTTCCAAACCTGCTGCAACCCTAAAAAGATGGTTTAAAGCTTCATCTTTTGTTAAAATATTGGCAAACTGAAGAAAATCTGAAAGATTTACACCAATGGTTTTGCAGTATTCTTCTGCTACAAAAAGATAATTGGAAGTAGTGGTGTAAATTTCTGTCCTGTTACAGGTAGAAACCACAAATGCATCCCCAAGATTCTCCTGATGGATTCTTTCAACAAAATTTTTAATATTATCATCAAAAAAAGCAAATTTCCCTCTTGTTTCTACATCGGCTTTTTCGTAGCTCACCGATAGAACGGCAAAATTTGAGGTCTGATGAATATTATTATACTGTGTCATAATCAGCTGCAAATTTACATATTTTTTGCCGAATGATTCTCTGATTCTCTGTATGATAATTATCGTAAAAAGCTATAAAATTATGATGAGATTTAAAAAAATGTAAACAAAAAAAGCAGTCAATAGACTGCTTCTGTTTTATTTAAGATTTTAACCATTCCGAGGAAGAGAGATAATTTTCGTCTGGATAATAGATGAAAAGTACATTCTTACCTTTAATGGTATTAATAATCGGCTCAGCCAAATTTCTAGGAACTGCGGGACAACCCCAACTTCTTCCGATTCTTTTGTGGGCGGCTGCAAATTCTTCGCTTACATAATCTGCACCATGCATTACCACTGCTCTTTGTAAGGCAGCATCGTTAAAGCCTTT encodes the following:
- a CDS encoding DUF1287 domain-containing protein gives rise to the protein MKKYFSFFIFLFVLFTANAQNPFAQKLSTSALALTKDKVTYDPSYITINYPNGDVAADKGVCTDVIIRAYRKLGIDLQKEVHEDMKKNFSLYPKKFGLKRPDTNIDHRRVPNLMVFFSRFGISKSTETKPELYVPGDIVTWLLPGNLTHIGIVVNKKSADGKRYLIVHNIGAGQVLEDCLFKFTITGHYQYSK
- the hemA gene encoding glutamyl-tRNA reductase encodes the protein MTQYNNIHQTSNFAVLSVSYEKADVETRGKFAFFDDNIKNFVERIHQENLGDAFVVSTCNRTEIYTTTSNYLFVAEEYCKTIGVNLSDFLQFANILTKDEALNHLFRVAAGLESQIIGDFEIIGQIKKAYARFKRERKNSNPFLERSINSAIQISKKIKNETGISNGAASVSYAAVHYILNNQKKITEKNILLLGVGEIGQNTVENLVKHVYQPKIKIANRTQEKAAKISEKYNIPNIDYNNFDRELNDTDILIVATGAKSPIINQSHFSSGKEILVIDLSIPNNVDKSVSELEHVTLIDVDELSKQIQETIQQREKEIPKAEKIIKEMAKDFIEWEKKRKLAPNIHHFKAVLKNMERNEMHNFYRKNKYVNINDMELSDKMIQKITSRFAKYIIDNPLKAEEISKLMHEILVEQPNKEFNEKH
- the hemC gene encoding hydroxymethylbilane synthase — protein: MKSIRIGTRNSALAMWQAREVARQLQNLNYLTEIIPIVSSGDKNLHKPLYSLGITGVFTRDLDIALLNDEIDIAVHSLKDVPTKLPESIELVAYLERDHPQDVLIRRKSAENKEFHELKLATSSLRRRAFWLKYYPEAEFSDIRGNIQTRLQKLEEQDFDATLLSLAGIKRMNMEINYEMLPLMIPAPAQGVVAVAGHSDKKEINDILKKINHQKTQICVEIERNFLSTLEGGCTAPIGAFAEIIENQVRFKAALCSLDGKNCISTDESFEYNEDENFGEKFANIVLENGGKELMAEIKTQL